Part of the Anopheles bellator unplaced genomic scaffold, idAnoBellAS_SP24_06.2 scaffold00192_ctg1, whole genome shotgun sequence genome is shown below.
CTCTCGGCCGTGGCTTATGGGGGCCTCTTTCGCACTCGTTGCTCGTTGCTTTGcgcaaaaataagaaaacacaaCTCACACAGAGAGACGTTGGctttattgttcttttttccgttgctttctCACACTTCTGCACACCGGTTTCGCTTGTTTTACTTCGTGTTCGATTTCAGTTtgcatgtgtgtttgtgctttttttcGTCAGTTCGGTGCTATCGCCTTCGCCAGAGAGGCCTTCAATCCGCGTTCtgattatttgttattttataCTCGTTGATAATTTAGATGATATTGGCGCTCGTTTGGTaatatgtgtgcgtgcgtgggtaGCAGCCGTCGACCCTTGCCACCCACAACCCGCCCCGTGTTTAGTTTCGTTAATGGGCGCCTTCTCGTTCTCAAATAGgttatgcgtgtgtgtgtgtgcatcggtctgtgtgtgttgtgtgtgtctCATGCGCTCAGTGATCGACTATTAATGTTAGTAGTAACCCTTATGTCCAAACATTCATATTTTGTCGTTGCTGTtgatttactttatttttgtgtgtcttTAATGAAGACTTTACGAAAGTTaaggaaatttaaattgtatgtgtgtgtgtgtgtgtgtgtgaaggggaattaaaattgtccgagtgtgtgtgtgtcttttCTTCCCAACTTCCCTTTTAGTAACAAATACACAGCGCCAGAGAAAAAATTCTCAACCTAAGCACGCTGGATGGAAGAAGCCcgcctctctctgtctctctctctctctcacgctcaaAAGCTTACCGTAAAAATATATAAtgtaaaaaatgtaataagaATCAATGtaatataaaatgtaaaatagaATGTAATGTAGAATGTAATGTAGAATgtaatatgaaaaaaatggaaattaatgaaGTTTGTTGTGCgttggtttgatttgtttctttgggtgtgtgggggtgggggtgTGTGATTGCATTAGTTGGTGGTCCAACCTGAACAACCAACCAatgatcaccaccaccaccaccactacacacgcaaaacaacaaaaggaaCTCTGGTTCGTGCTCTACGTTTCTTGGCTAGTAACAcatctcgcgctctctctctctttctctctctctctcggtgtgtggtttttttttttcgtttctccaCATTTTGGCACATTAATCCTCGGCTCACTCGCTCGCACGACTGCCAACTTCAGACCCGAAACGTATGATAAGAAAAATAACTAATGCTAAGCAAAAATAAGGAAACTCCTAaaactgtgtgtgtgtctggatGCGTGTATTAAAACTGCACAAGGATACGGCGAAGTAAGGTGAAGTAGGTAAGTGTTTGGGGTTGCACCCCGTGCAGTGTTAATTCACGCACGCAGCACGCGCACAGGTAGCACCTACAGTACAGCGGAGCGCGATGAGGGCAGAGAAGTGTCTGGACTTAAAACACGGAGCGCTACCACAATCTCTGATTCAGGAGAGTTGCGCGGATGCTCTAGGGACAAAACAATCCCAGGGCAGGTGATCCAGACAATCGAAGTGAGCTATCGAGAAGAAATCCGCTAATTCGGAACTGTTGTCTAAATCGTGGACTCCACGTTCACGCGTATCAGACACTTCACGACAGACTTCTTTTACGACCTGACTCGACGACTTTACGACCTGACTTGTTTGGTCCTGGATCACCTGGACCTAGACTACGTCCATGCCGAGTTGCACCCGCTCCACCAGAGGAATTTTGAGGAACTGGACAGGTCAGTCTATCAGACTGACGTCTGGGTGATTGGGGACATCGGGAACTTCTGGTGTGACACCTCTCTGAACCTCAACGTCTCACACTCTCTGCAGGATTCTTGGTGCTGTATGTACTTAAAGCAAAAACCTAAGACAAATCAATTCCTGACATTATGACAACCGTGAACTAATATGATAGGAAGTAAATCaattaaggaaaaaaaaaccactgaCAGTAGGTCAGTGACAGGTGACAGGAGCCAGGTGCCGACAGCTTAGCTGGCGGTGCTGAGCGCCGCCTTGATGTGCGTGGGCGACCCGAACGGGGACGGGCCGCCGGTCAAGCCGGCCGGGAGGctcgcgttgttgttgttgttgaggtcACcgaccccgccgccgccgccaaccggGCGTTGACCAgcgcctccaccaccagcaccaccaccgagcatcAACGGATTGCCGACCCCGTTGTTCTGCCCCTGTGGCCCACCCGGGGGGCCCTGTTGCGGCGAACCTCCCggtcctcctcctccaccaccaccgccgccggcacccgTACCTCCACCGCCcactccgccaccaccaccgccgtggccgttcTGCATGTTGGCCGTTGCTACTCCAGGGTGCAGaactccgccgccgccccccgggccaccgccgcctcctcCCCCTCCCGGTCCTCCGCCAGCCTGCGAGATCTGGCGCTTCAGCATCGGGTGGTTCGCCATCGACGCGAACACCAGCCGCTCCTCGTAGTCGTACTCGCACAGGATCTTGTTTTCGCACAGATAGAACTTGTCGCCGACGCAGAACCTGCAAAAGAAAAGCCGACCGGCGTCGGACGATTAGTGAGGGTCTAACCCTATGACAGTAGCATTTTCTCAAAGCAACTACatgtttattacattgaaatgaaaaactctattTCCATTTAAGGTATACATTCTGGCAATGAGGTACCGGGAAATTTGTGATTAACAAAAaagctttattcgattttcgattattttgcggcgttagattgctacacatgtcagtgacttatggtgaaaaggtcggccattttaaattatcacttaatcttttacagctgttttattgtgctcgtgtcttggtccatcggcgatttttttctcttccaaaaaatggatgacaaggaatctgtatcaaattttgtgtagaaaacgaaattaagagcgcggacgcattcaaaatgttgactgtggctaatggtgaagctattaagaccaaaaacagtgctcATCGGTGGCTCGAAAATTTCTCAGAgagccgagaagatgtaaacgtcgaaaagtaaagtttggtcgaatgtgaacagtttcgcttagAGGTTTCGTCAattacagggtcgtggtgccacatgagttgttgccaaaggatagaacggtcaaGAACGAATATTACCTGAtagttatgcgcaatttgcacgaagcaatccgccacaaacgcgaaatccaaaaatgaaacccaaatgttgtgaaattttttgaacagaccacgtgcatacgaagtttaagatcgttgcttgtgtgcgaatttttggccaaaaactacaaactaacgatgccaaagccaccgtattgccTAAATCTGGGCCCCTgtggctttttcttctttccaaaactcaaattaccgcttcgtggtcaatttatttaggagaaggcagaTTCAAGGTTTAGaagcttgtggtacaccacacctttctggtcctcCACCGAGACACACAGTATTGACTTTCTGCCGAATCGATCTTTTCAAAGTCGAAGCTGATCGGCTGTCCCGGACTGAcccatgatttttttcttgtcaGGATTCCGCAATTGaatccattttccatcccaaATCATGATGTGATGGAGAAATGACATCCGTTTTGTACCTCACACTTAGATTTTCGGTATTTCTGCTGCCTTTCATTCAGTTCATGTGGCACCCCCATTATCCATCCTTCTGGATCTTTCCCAGGGGCCCTTCAACCCTGTAGGGATATGGCGTATTGGGACACCTTTAACACGCAATGTTTAAATCTTTTAAGCCACTCAAGacactgcgatcttccaaaagcaaGCCTCGAGAAGAAGCAACGAGCgccgcaaaacgtcattttcaggctCGAAAGTCAACATGGTCGAACACGTCTTCCAAGATTGGTTGCAAAgtaaattagaaaattttTTTCGACACAAAATCATTTGCCCGATGTCAAAATAAGGCAGTGTTGCCGAAAACGGCATAATTAGGAGTACCAAATCGACAGCTGGAGCCATCTGTTTGACAGTCccattttatagttttaaaCCTAGTAATGGCTAAAGGGTATAAAAAAGGTAATGGCGTTTTTGGCTAAAAACAAatcagtgatcgatatctcgtgaagtatcgattgttcagtttcaagtttaggctcgttttaaagctcATAATCCACACTTAAAGAAGtggtttcattgtttttggtttgttccaTACGTTTGAGAGTTACAcggtgttaacaatggaggtcaaggaaaagaaaattcggtacattttacagcgTTTGTCCGATAAAGgggaaaattcaagctaggctgCTGAAATTAtgcatggtgtttgtggtgccgatactctaacagctagtaATGTGCAATTTCGGATTAGTTAACCCGTTTCGGATATTTTCGATGataaagatgcacctcgcacaggcaaacacggcaccgaaaatgtcgataaaatcacagaaatagTCAAAGTAGATGGGCATATTAGTAGTCAGAGTattcgaaccatttcttaaacggatgggtattggggatgagaaatgggatacatacgacaacGCTGTGTTAAAATGATCGTGGTGTAGCAGCTTAACGGGTGTTCAAACCAGGACTAATGGCAAGGAAGGTTCCAGCGGGTAAATgatgggacttgaaaggaatggtttattatgagttgctttcgtgtagccaaacactaaattcagatctccTCTGTCAATTAGCGCAACGGTCGAAGGTAGCAATCGATCAGAAACGAacagaatcggccaacggaagatgttttgtgttccatcaggacaacgaaatgtcacgcacgtctttagtgactcgccaaaAAGTCCGGGAGTTTGGTTGggatgttttaatgcatccattAGATAGTCgggaccttgcaccaagcgattgacacctttttcgcgcattactATTTTTCCTCAACGATGAAAAATTCCACAATCCAGAAAGGCTTTTGAAAAAACATTGCTAGAGTTTGccgccaataacgaccaagtCTTCAATAACACAGGCATCGTGAAGGTATTTCTAAATTGGTGCAAATTTGAGGCAAATCTGATAAGTgaaagcatcttaaataaTGTGTTGAAAtttacgcaaaaaaaaatcgacttctttttagccaacaTAATATGTCTTAGAGTTTAGGACGATCGCCTGAGACAAAGATAGAGATTATGGCATCCCAGTGGTGTCTGAAAaagatctctctctctctctctctggccgcGGCTGtggccgggaatcgaaccgcGACTGTCGTGAGAGTTCAAATCACAGCCGCGCTCCGCCGTCAGCAGCCAGCGATTTCGGGCCATCGTCAAAAGCCATCGTCACCCCCACGGGGATAACAGGGGGGGATAGTGTGAGCGGTGTGAGGGGGCGGAGATGGAGTTGTTAAGGTGGT
Proteins encoded:
- the LOC131214190 gene encoding uncharacterized protein LOC131214190, translated to FCVGDKFYLCENKILCEYDYEERLVFASMANHPMLKRQISQAGGGPGGGGGGGGPGGGGGVLHPGVATANMQNGHGGGGGGVGGGGTGAGGGGGGGGGPGGSPQQGPPGGPQGQNNGVGNPLMLGGGAGGGGAGQRPVGGGGGVGDLNNNNNASLPAGLTGGPSPFGSPTHIKAALSTAS